The region GCGTGTCAAGGTATTGCCTTGCAAATAATTCGCAGGAATTACTTAGCAATAACCTTGCGACCGCGGTAGTAACCGTCCGCAGTGATGTGGTGACGCAGGTGAGTTTCGCCAGAAACTTTATCTACGGATACAGAAGAGGTAGTCAGCGCATCATGTGAACGACGCATACCACGTTTGGAACGGCTAGGTTTGTTTTGTTGTACGGCCATGGACCTTACTCCTTAATTACTTACGCTTTAAACTGGCTAATACGGCAAACGGATTCGGTTTTTCCGCCTCTGCAGGCAGTTGACCAAAAACCATGTCCGCTTCGGACACTTCACAGTGTTCAGAATCATGCACCGGGGCGATAGGCAACATCAGAATTATTTCATCTTCAATCATTGCCAGCAGATCGACTTCGCCAAATTCATCAACGCCGATCGGCTCATACGCTTCCGGTAA is a window of Pectobacterium punjabense DNA encoding:
- the rpmF gene encoding 50S ribosomal protein L32, with the protein product MAVQQNKPSRSKRGMRRSHDALTTSSVSVDKVSGETHLRHHITADGYYRGRKVIAK